AGCCTGCTGGTGAAGATCGGCGGCAGCACCCTCGGCAGCCACGACACGACGCTTGTTGATATCATCGCCCTGCAAAAACGCGGCGTTATCCCGGTGGTGGTGCACGGCGGCGGCAAGGTCATTTCCGAGTGGATGGAAAAGCAGGGTGTACGCCCGCGGTTCGTTAACGGCCTCAGGGTGACAGATCCCCAGAGCATGGACATCGTGACCGCAGTCCTGACAGGCCTCATCAACAAGCAGCTGGTGGCGACAATCAATGCCATGGGCGGTAAGGCCGTGGGCCTTTCCGGTGCGGACGGCGGTATGATGGAGGCCGAAATAATGGACCGTGAGCTCGGCCTTGTCGGCAACGTCACTAAGGTGAACGCCGACCCCATCCTGGCAGTGATGGAGCGCGGTTTTATGCCGGTTATCGCGCCGGTGGCCGTCAAGGCGGGCGCCGTTCCCGGTGCCCCGGTCACGCTCCTGAATATCAACGCGGACACGGCGGCCGGCCAGATAGCAGTCGCCCTCCGGTCCGAGAAGCTCGTCTTCATGACCGACGTGGAAGGCGTTAAGGACTCCTCTAATCGAGTCATCTCGCGCCTGACGGAGCGCCAGGCAAAAGAGCTCGTGGACTCGAAAGTGATCGCCGGGGGAATGATCCCCAAGATCGGAGCGTGCCTGCTCGCGCTCCACGGCGGCAGGTCGACTCACATCGTGGACGGGCGCAAGCCCAATGCGCTGATGGACGTGCTGAACGGCGCGGCCATCGGCACCAGAGTGGGGTAGGTGAGCATAGATGTCGTTTGATATTCCGCGCCGCCCAAACATGCCGTTCGACCTGACCGGCGCGATGACACCCGAGCTGCGCAGCCGGATCAAGTGGATCGTTATCATCTCCGCGGTGATTGCGACGTTCGCGTTCGCGAACTTCCTGCGCGGCGTGTTCACTGACCTCTTCTGGTTCGAAGAGGTTGGGTACCGGGATGTCTACCTTAAGATCCTGACGACGAAGGCAGCCCTTTTCATAGGTGCGGGCGCGGTTTTCGCACTCCTGTGCGGCACAAGCATTTACTTCGCCCTGCGGATTTCGCAGTGCCCCGAGCTCGTGCCCATGCCCGCAGGCACCAAAGAGTTCCTGCGCCGCCTCATCCTCTGGGGCGCCATTGTCATCGTTCTCGTTCTGAGCGGGGTCTTCGGCTCTATCGCGGCCACCCAGTGGGCACTCGTGATGCGGTACGGCGCCGCAGTGCCGTTTGGCATAACCGAGCCGATCTTCAGTCGCGACGCCGGTTTCTACGTATTCACGCTCCCTCTCTACGACATGGTCCAGACCTGGCTCCTCGCGGCCGGCATCGCCGTGCTCATATCCACACTCTTCGCGTACTTCGTCAGCTACAACTTCCGCGGCGTCGGTTTTCCCCTGAACCCTGCTTTCAAGGTCCATATCTCCACCATCGGCGCGTCAATCATGTTTGCGCTGGCGGTAGGACACTGGATCGACAGGATGAACATAGTTCTCTCGGCAAAGGGTTCAATCTTCGGCGCCTCTTATACGGATGTTCATGCCTCGGAGCCCGCGTTCCTCATTCTGACATTTATCGCCATCGCATGCGGCATTCTAATGCTGGTGAACGCCTACGTACGCGGCCTGCGGCTGCTGGGCGGTGCGCTCGCGCTGTGGGCAGTCGCGGCCATTGCGCTCGGCTCAGGGTGGCCGAACGCGATGCAGCGCATTTCTGTGAACCCGAACGAGTTCGCTCTTGAGCGCCAGTACATCCGGAACAATATCGAATTCACGCGCCTGGGTTATGGACTGGACAATATCCAGAGCCTCCAGTACCCGGCCGTGCCCGGCATGACGCGCGACCTCATAGACCAGAACCCGGAATCGATCGAGAACATCCGCCTATGGGACAACGGCCCGCTGTCCAATGTCTACAAGCAGATCCAGCAGATCAGGCCTTACTACACCTTCAACGAGGCAGACATCGACCGCTACATGATCGGCGGGGAGCTGAGGCAGGTGATGCTCGCGGCGCGCGAGGTTGAGCAGAGCCAGCTCGGCCCTGCAGCCCAGACTTGGGTCAACACCAAGCTGCGCTATACGCACGGCTTCGGTATTGCAATGAGCCCCGTTACTGAGTTCACGCCCGAAGGCCGCCCGCTTTTCTACGCTAAAGATATCCCGAACGACGGCATCATAAGGATTTCCGCCCCCGGCGCGGCTCAGCCGGAGCAGCTAATAACCAACCCGCGCATCTACTACGGAGAGATGACGGACGAGTACGTATTCGTGGACACGAATACCCCTGAGCTGGACTATCAGCTGGAAGGCTCTGAAGCCAAGGACTTCTACTACGACGGCGCCGGCGGAGTGCCGATTAACTCGTTCATCCGCCGCCTCGCGTACGCGTGGCAGTTCAGCGATATGGCGATCCTGCTTACGAACGAGTTCAAGGCGGAAAGCAAGATTATGTACCGCCGCACGGTCCGCGACCGCGCCCATGCGATCGCCCCGTTCCTGAGAATGGACGAAGACCCGTACATCGTCGCAGCGGATGGAAAGCTCTTCTGGATGCTGGACGCCTACACAACGAGCAGCCACTTCCCTTACTCGGAACAAGTCGGCACGGGGATCAATTCCTACAACTACATTCGCAACAGTGTGAAAGTGACCGTGGATGCCTTTGACGGCACAGTCCAGTTCTATATCGTCGACCAGAATGACCCCGTTGCAGCCACGTACGCGAATATCTTCCCGACACTCTTCAAGCCAATCGACGCAATGCCGGATTCGCTAAGGTCGCACATCCGTTACGCCAATAACATCTTTAGTGTGCAGGCGGAGAAGTTCCTGCGTTACCATATGACCGACCCGCAGGACTTTTACAACCGCGAGGACCTGTGGCGTCTGGCACGAGAGAAGGTGGGAATCTCCGGGCAGCTCGAGCAGGTTGAGCCTTACTACGCCATCATGAAGCTGCCGGGCGAGACAGTTCCCGAGTTCGTGCTCCTGACGCCGTACACGCGCAATGATCCGCCGATCATGGCCGGCTGGCTGGCGGCCCGGAGTGACGGCGATAACTACGGCGAGCTTCAGGCGCTGATCTTCCCGCGCGACAGGCAGGTGGACGGCCCCGAGCAGGTTGAGGCGAAGATCGATAACGACCCGTTCATTTCCGAATGGTTCACGCTGCGGTGCCAGGGCGGCTCAACCTGCATACGCGGCAACCTGCTCGTAATACCGGTGATTCACGAAGACACTTACGGCCTGCTGTACGCGGAGCCCGTGTACCTGCAGGCTGCCGGCATCGAGTTCCCGGAACTGAAGCAGGTGGTGCTGGCGTCCGGCGAACGGGTGGTCATGAGGGAATCCGTGCCAGTCGGCATAGACGCGCTCGTTGGCGCGTCGGTCCAGCCGCCTCCGCCTCCGGTAACGGAGCCCGGCGACCTGGACGCGATTCGCGAGAGCCTACGGAATATGAAGAACGCCGTCCAGGGGCTGCTTGACAGCATCCTGGATCTCGAAGAGACGCTCGAAGGCCTCGAGCAAACCCCGGGAGGACAATAGATGACAACAGACTGGAAGGAAGTTGAAAAGAAGTACTACATGCAGGTCGTCCGGCGCCAGCCGATCGTGATCGTGCGAGGCGAAGGGACCAGGGTCTGGGACGACGCCGGCAAGGAGTACCTGGACTTCACCGGCGGGTGGGCCGTCGTCAATGTCGGCCACGCCAACCCTGTAGTCGCCGAGGCGATAGCGAAGCAGGCGAAGGCGCTTCTCCAGACCTCCAACCAGTTCTACACGATCCCGCAGCTCGAGTTGGCCCGAATACTCGTTGATAACAGCTGCATGGACCGCATCTTCATCGCAAACAGCGGCGCCGAGGCCAATGAGGGCATGATCAAGCTTGCCCGAAAGTACGGCATCACGAAGAAGAACGGCGCGCACGAGATCATCACAATGGACCACTCCTTCCACGGGCGAACGCTCGTGACGATGGCCGCCTCCGGAAAGCCCCTGGACAGCTTCCTACCGGCCCCAATGGGGTTCAAGGTGGTTGAGTATAACAACCTGGACGCCATCAAGCGCGCGACGACCGAGAAGACAGCTGCCGTGATGATGGAGCCTGTGCAGGGAGAGGGCGGCGTAAACGTTCCGTCGAAGGAGTACATGAAGGCCGTGCGGAAGTGGTGCACGGACAACGGCATGCTCCTGATCTTCGACGAGGTGCAGTCCGGCATCGGCCGGCTTGGGACGCTGTTCGGCTACCAGGCGTTCGACGTCGAGCCGGACGCGATGTCCCTTGCCAAAGGCCTCGGCGGCGGCGCGCCCATCGGCGCGTTCCTGACGAAGGAGTTCTGCAACGTTCTTGCGCCGGGCGACCACGGCTCCACCTTCGGCGGCAACCCGCTCGCTAGCGCAGCGGCGTACGCGGCGGTGAAGTACGCCATCGATAACAACGTTCCCGCGAACGCCGTCAAGATGGGCGAGCGGCTCAGGGCCGGCCTGGGCAAGCTGAAGACGAAGCATAGCTTCATCAAGGAAGTCCGCGGCGTGGGCCTGCTGAACGCCGTGGAGTTCAATATCGAGATCTCGGCGGCGACGCTGACGGCGGCGAATGGCCTGGGCCTGCTGCTGAACGCCCCGAGGCCGAACATCGTCCGCTGGATGCCACCGCTGACGGTAAACGCCGCGGAGGTGGACAAGGCGGTGGGGCTGTTCGAGAAGGCGATCGTTGAGGGCGCGAAGACGGCAACGGCGAAGAAGTAAGAGAAGGCGAATTATGAATGATGAATTATGAAGTATGAAGTGGGGATCGAAGGCATTCGGATCGATCCTTCATCATTCATACTTCATAATTCATACTTTTCTTCAAGAGGTACTCTGTGAACTGGCGCGAGTTGAAAGATAAGAATGTAAAGCTCCTTGGCGGCGCGGTGTCCGGCGGGCTGGATAGCTGCACGGTCACGCACTGGCTAACGTCAAAGGGGTTCGAGGTCTCCGGCTTCACGGTGGACCTGGGCCAGCCGGACGAGGAGAGCCTGGACGGCATCAAGGACCGCATGCTCGGCTCCGGCGCGGTGGAGGCGATGATCGTGGACGGCAAGCAGGCGCTTGCCGAGGCCGGTCTCAGGGTCATCCAGGCACAGGCGCGGTACGAGGGCGAGTACTGGAACACGACGGGAATCGCGCGGCCGATCACGGTGGGCGCGATCCTGCCGGAGCTGAAGAGGCGCGGCATCCCCGTGCTGTTCCATGGCGCGACCGGCCGAGGCAACGACCAGGTGCGCTTCCAGCTCACGATGAACATGCTCGCGCCCAAGATGGACGTCTACGCCCCGTGGCGAGACCCCGAGTACGTGGCGCAGTTCCCCGGCCGCAAGCAGATGATCGAGTACTGCCACAAGAACAACATCCCCATCAGGCCGTCCAGCCAGTCGCGCTACTCTACGGACGCCAACTTCCTGGGGCTCACGCACGAGGCGGGCGACCTTGAAGAGGTCACGATCTCGCCGACGTTCGTCGATCCGGGCATGGGCGTGTGGCCGTGGGACGGCGAGGACAAGTACGAGACGGTGACCGTCCGCTGGGAGGAGGGCACGCCGGTCTCGATTAACGGCAACGCGATGGGCCTCGTTGAGATATTCCAGGCCGCCAACAGGATCGGCGGGAAGCACGGCGTGGGCATCGGCACGCACGTCGTCGAGAACCGGTTCGTGGGGATAAAGTCGCGCGGCATCTACGAGGCACCGGGCATGGAGCTGCTGGGCCGCTCCTACGAGTTCCTGCTGCAGTTCATCCTGGACCGCCGCGCGCGGGAGCTGCACGCGTACCTATCCTCGATCATCAGCCGGCAGATATACCAGGGCTACTGGCTGGACCTGACCACGACCGCCGCGCTGGCCGCGCTGGAGCCGATCAACCGGCTCGCGACGGGCACGATCACTGTGCGCCTCTACCGGGGCACGGTCGGCTTCGACACGGCGGACGACACGCTAGAGGCGATGCCGCACTCGCTGTACACGGACGACTCGTCGATGGAGGCCATCGGCTCCTACGGCCACGCGGACGCGGAAGGCTTCCTGAAGGTGCTCCAGGTCTCCGCGCGCAACGTGGGCGTGCGGCAGTTCCCGGCGCTGGGGCGGGAAGAGTAGGAGTTTAACCGCAGATTACGCAGATTACGCAGATTATTTTGTCTGGCGTGCGGGGTTGTCTGGAGGTGGTTATGGCACAGTGGCATGACCACTTGAGGGCAATATCGGACACCAGAAAAAGAAATCTGCGTAATCTGCGTAATCTGCGGTTAACTTCTTAGAGGTCTTCATGACGCAATACGATGTCATAGTCATCGGCGGCGGGGCGGCGGGGATGATGTGCGCCGTGGAGGCCGGGAAGCGCGGGCGGCGCGTGCTGGTGATCGAGCACGCTGAGAAGGTGGGGAAGAAGATTCTCATCTCCGGCGGCGGCCGCTGCAACTTCACGAACCTCAACGCCGAGCCCGAGAAGTTCCTCTCGCAGAACCCCCATTTTTCCGTATCCGCCCTCACCCGCTACACGCAGCACGACTTCATCGACCTCGTCAAAAAGCACCGCATCCGCTACCACGATAAGCACCTGGGCCAGCTATTCTGCGACACCGCGTCGTCCGAGATCGTCCAGATGCTGCTCGCCGATTGCGCCGCCGTGGGGGTGGAGCTCCGAGTGGAGTGCAAGGTTGAGCGCATCGACCGGCGGGACGGGTACGCGGTAGAGACCTCGATGGGGCGGTTCGAGGGGGAGTCGCTGGTGATCGCGACGGGCGGGCCTTCGATACCGAAGATGGGCGCGACGGGGTTTGCGTACGACGTCGCGCGGCAGTTCGGGCTGCGGGTGACGGAGACGCGGCCGGCGCTGGTGCCGTTCACCCTCCATCCGAAGGACCTCGATGTGTTCGGCAAGCTGTCCGGGGTGTCGTTCATGGCGACGGCGACGTGCGACGGCGTGACGTGGCGGGAGAGCGTCCTGTTCACGCACCGCGGCCTCAGCGGGCCGGCGGTGCTGCAGATATCGTCGCACTGGCGTGAGGGCAAGCAGGTGGTCATCGACATGCTCCCCGACCTGGATCTCCGCGACCACCTAGGCAGGATGAAGGCCGCGCGCCCGAAGGCCGAGCTGAAGACGCTCATGGCCGAGCTGCTCCCCAAGAGGATCGCCGAGACGATGTGCGACGTGTACCTGGAGAACCGCCAGATAGGGCAGGCCTCCAACCGCGAGCTGGACTC
The DNA window shown above is from SAR202 cluster bacterium and carries:
- a CDS encoding UPF0182 family protein, producing the protein MSFDIPRRPNMPFDLTGAMTPELRSRIKWIVIISAVIATFAFANFLRGVFTDLFWFEEVGYRDVYLKILTTKAALFIGAGAVFALLCGTSIYFALRISQCPELVPMPAGTKEFLRRLILWGAIVIVLVLSGVFGSIAATQWALVMRYGAAVPFGITEPIFSRDAGFYVFTLPLYDMVQTWLLAAGIAVLISTLFAYFVSYNFRGVGFPLNPAFKVHISTIGASIMFALAVGHWIDRMNIVLSAKGSIFGASYTDVHASEPAFLILTFIAIACGILMLVNAYVRGLRLLGGALALWAVAAIALGSGWPNAMQRISVNPNEFALERQYIRNNIEFTRLGYGLDNIQSLQYPAVPGMTRDLIDQNPESIENIRLWDNGPLSNVYKQIQQIRPYYTFNEADIDRYMIGGELRQVMLAAREVEQSQLGPAAQTWVNTKLRYTHGFGIAMSPVTEFTPEGRPLFYAKDIPNDGIIRISAPGAAQPEQLITNPRIYYGEMTDEYVFVDTNTPELDYQLEGSEAKDFYYDGAGGVPINSFIRRLAYAWQFSDMAILLTNEFKAESKIMYRRTVRDRAHAIAPFLRMDEDPYIVAADGKLFWMLDAYTTSSHFPYSEQVGTGINSYNYIRNSVKVTVDAFDGTVQFYIVDQNDPVAATYANIFPTLFKPIDAMPDSLRSHIRYANNIFSVQAEKFLRYHMTDPQDFYNREDLWRLAREKVGISGQLEQVEPYYAIMKLPGETVPEFVLLTPYTRNDPPIMAGWLAARSDGDNYGELQALIFPRDRQVDGPEQVEAKIDNDPFISEWFTLRCQGGSTCIRGNLLVIPVIHEDTYGLLYAEPVYLQAAGIEFPELKQVVLASGERVVMRESVPVGIDALVGASVQPPPPPVTEPGDLDAIRESLRNMKNAVQGLLDSILDLEETLEGLEQTPGGQ
- a CDS encoding NAD(P)/FAD-dependent oxidoreductase, which translates into the protein MTQYDVIVIGGGAAGMMCAVEAGKRGRRVLVIEHAEKVGKKILISGGGRCNFTNLNAEPEKFLSQNPHFSVSALTRYTQHDFIDLVKKHRIRYHDKHLGQLFCDTASSEIVQMLLADCAAVGVELRVECKVERIDRRDGYAVETSMGRFEGESLVIATGGPSIPKMGATGFAYDVARQFGLRVTETRPALVPFTLHPKDLDVFGKLSGVSFMATATCDGVTWRESVLFTHRGLSGPAVLQISSHWREGKQVVIDMLPDLDLRDHLGRMKAARPKAELKTLMAELLPKRIAETMCDVYLENRQIGQASNRELDSAAAAFKQWTLTPAGTEGYRTAEVTLGGVDTAELSSKTMEARKVPGLFFVGECVDVTGPLGGYNFQWAWSSGWVAGQSV
- a CDS encoding aspartate aminotransferase family protein codes for the protein MTTDWKEVEKKYYMQVVRRQPIVIVRGEGTRVWDDAGKEYLDFTGGWAVVNVGHANPVVAEAIAKQAKALLQTSNQFYTIPQLELARILVDNSCMDRIFIANSGAEANEGMIKLARKYGITKKNGAHEIITMDHSFHGRTLVTMAASGKPLDSFLPAPMGFKVVEYNNLDAIKRATTEKTAAVMMEPVQGEGGVNVPSKEYMKAVRKWCTDNGMLLIFDEVQSGIGRLGTLFGYQAFDVEPDAMSLAKGLGGGAPIGAFLTKEFCNVLAPGDHGSTFGGNPLASAAAYAAVKYAIDNNVPANAVKMGERLRAGLGKLKTKHSFIKEVRGVGLLNAVEFNIEISAATLTAANGLGLLLNAPRPNIVRWMPPLTVNAAEVDKAVGLFEKAIVEGAKTATAKK
- the argG gene encoding argininosuccinate synthase, with product MNWRELKDKNVKLLGGAVSGGLDSCTVTHWLTSKGFEVSGFTVDLGQPDEESLDGIKDRMLGSGAVEAMIVDGKQALAEAGLRVIQAQARYEGEYWNTTGIARPITVGAILPELKRRGIPVLFHGATGRGNDQVRFQLTMNMLAPKMDVYAPWRDPEYVAQFPGRKQMIEYCHKNNIPIRPSSQSRYSTDANFLGLTHEAGDLEEVTISPTFVDPGMGVWPWDGEDKYETVTVRWEEGTPVSINGNAMGLVEIFQAANRIGGKHGVGIGTHVVENRFVGIKSRGIYEAPGMELLGRSYEFLLQFILDRRARELHAYLSSIISRQIYQGYWLDLTTTAALAALEPINRLATGTITVRLYRGTVGFDTADDTLEAMPHSLYTDDSSMEAIGSYGHADAEGFLKVLQVSARNVGVRQFPALGREE
- the argB gene encoding acetylglutamate kinase, giving the protein MESNTLNINPFPINHEGTTQGMTQPNPGQDVNPKKGTAATGSLLVKIGGSTLGSHDTTLVDIIALQKRGVIPVVVHGGGKVISEWMEKQGVRPRFVNGLRVTDPQSMDIVTAVLTGLINKQLVATINAMGGKAVGLSGADGGMMEAEIMDRELGLVGNVTKVNADPILAVMERGFMPVIAPVAVKAGAVPGAPVTLLNINADTAAGQIAVALRSEKLVFMTDVEGVKDSSNRVISRLTERQAKELVDSKVIAGGMIPKIGACLLALHGGRSTHIVDGRKPNALMDVLNGAAIGTRVG